The window CAAGACCCATAGCGGACTTCGAATCAGTCGAACATTTACTCGCTTGGCTGCGATCACTATGCTGAAGCCATGGCCCCGCCTTGCTCTGTTCTTCTCGATCTCGACGGCACCCTGATTGATTCGCAGCCCGGCATTTTGGCAAGTTGCCTCGCGGCGCTGCGCACTCTTGGACACGAGCCGAACGAAATCCTCGACATCAAGCGGGTCATCGGGCCGCCGCTCGAGGACGTGATGCAATTCTTGCTGCAGCCATATGGGGACGACAGGATTGCTGAGGCAGTATTGGCCTTTCGTCAGCACTACGGTGAAAGCGGCCTTCTCGGAAGCGAGCCCTACCCGGGAATAGGCAATTCTCTAAGAGAGATGCAGCAAGGAGGATTGCGATTATATTTGGCAACATCGAAGCGGGAGGCATTCGCGCGTCGTATCCTGGAGCATTTGGAGCTTGCGGCATATTTCGATGGCATCCACGGCTCGGTGCCGGGCGGAGAGCTGGACCACAAGCCTGAGCTGCTCGCCCATATCTTGTCGGAGCATAATATTACACCCACGCGCAGTTTGATGGTCGGGGACCGCCGCTACGACATCTCTGGCGCCCATGCGGTTGGAATGCGCGGTCTTGGAGTACTCTGGGGCTATGGTACCCGAGATGAACTAGAAGGCGCTGGCGCAGATCAATTGGTGGAATCAACTGTTGATCTCGCTTGCACAGTTCTCGCGATGGTTAGTGGAAAGCGGCCCTTGACCTAGGCCTCCCAATTGCAATCGAGACGATCGCTATTGGCACGTTTGAGACATGCCGACAGACTCCGTAAAGTCCGCTCATCGGGGAAGACCGGAAGTCAACAGTGCGGCGATTTGAGTAACTTTGTTTGATGGAGCAGGCATTATCGCGTGAAGAAACCCGGTCCCCATGCGTCGCGGCCGATACGAACTTGCGTGCGCGACTTTTTCGGCTTCGGCGGAGGGGCCCGAGCCATGACCGACCTCAAGGCGTCTGGCGGGACCGAGGCCACTGGCGTTTCGCCTTGGGAAGGTTCGTGTCCAACTTCGCGGCGCGGCCAGACAAAATCATCGGCGCGGCCGGCGGGCGGCACAA is drawn from Bradyrhizobium lablabi and contains these coding sequences:
- a CDS encoding HAD hydrolase-like protein, giving the protein MAPPCSVLLDLDGTLIDSQPGILASCLAALRTLGHEPNEILDIKRVIGPPLEDVMQFLLQPYGDDRIAEAVLAFRQHYGESGLLGSEPYPGIGNSLREMQQGGLRLYLATSKREAFARRILEHLELAAYFDGIHGSVPGGELDHKPELLAHILSEHNITPTRSLMVGDRRYDISGAHAVGMRGLGVLWGYGTRDELEGAGADQLVESTVDLACTVLAMVSGKRPLT